The following proteins are encoded in a genomic region of Anolis carolinensis isolate JA03-04 unplaced genomic scaffold, rAnoCar3.1.pri scaffold_12, whole genome shotgun sequence:
- the LOC100559614 gene encoding magnesium transporter NIPA2 isoform X1: protein MCHYLRDYFLEQKWNIWSISHKNFRATGMEDLTTHDDFYIGLGLALISSLFIGGSFILKKKGLLKLNGKGSVRAGLGGHAYLKEWLWWGGLLSMGIGEAANFAAYAFAPATLVTPLGALSVLVSAVLASYFLHEQLNIHGKIGCILSILGSTVMVIHAPQEEEVSSLESMAEKLKDPGFIVFAACMLLSSLLLIFVAGPRYGQRNVLVYVLVCSAIGSLSVSCVKGLGLALKELFAGKPVWKDPLGWVLLVSLVICISVQINYLNKALDIFNTSVVTPIYYVLFTTAVMMCSAILFKEWQHLVLMNIVGTISGFLTIVLGIFLLHAFRDIPFTADLLPLFLKQDQTNMHAASWRSEGKHHSCVHQPLLEAEYANKMGIDRAEEQAGQDL, encoded by the exons ATGTGTCACTACTTGCGTGACTACTTTTTGGAGCAAAAGTGGAATATCTGGTCAATTTCTCACAAAAACTTTAGGGCGACTGGGATGGAAGACTTAACCACACATGATGACTTCTACATTGGATTGGGCTTAGCTCTCATTTCCAGCTTGTTCATCGGAGGAAGTTTTATCCTGAAGAAGAAGGGACTTCTCAAGTTGAATGGCAAAGGCTCTGTCAGAGCAG GTCTTGGAGGCCATGCGTACCTGAAGGAATGGCTGTGGTGGGGAGGACTGTTGTCTA TGGGAATTGGAGAAGCTGCCAACTTTGCGGCATATGCTTTTGCCCCAGCAACACTCGTCACTCCTCTTGGAGCATTAAGTGTATTAGTTAG TGCAGTTTTGGCTTCCTACTTCCTGCATGAACAGCTCAACATCCATGGGAAAATTGGCTGTATCCTGAGCATTTTAGGTTCCACCGTAATGGTAATCCATGCACCGCAGGAGGAAGAAGTCTCCAGTCTGGAGTCAATGGCAGAGAAACTAAAGGATCCAG gaTTCATAGTGTTTGCTGCATGCATGCTGTTGAGTTCGCTCCTTCTCATCTTCGTGGCCGGACCTCGGTATGGGCAGCGCAACGTTCTGGTGTATGTTCTGGTCTGCTCCGCCATTGGCTCACTCTCCGTCTCTTGCGTCAAAGGCTTGGGCCTTGCCTTGAAAGAACTGTTCGCTGggaagcctgtctggaaggatccGCTGGGCTGGGTGCTATTGGTGTCCCTTGTCATTTGCATCAGTGTTCAGATCAACTACCTGAACAAGGCCTTGGATATCTTCAACACCTCTGTGGTCACTCCCATCTATTATGTCCTCTTCACCACAGCGGTCATGATGTGCTCAGCCATCCTATTCAAGGAGTGGCAGCATCTTGTCTTGATGAATATCGTCGGCACTATCAGTGGCTTCCTCACCATAGTCCTCGGCATCTTCCTTCTGCATGCTTTCAGAGACATCCCTTTTACTGCAGACCTGCTACCTCTGTTTCTGAAGCAGGACCAAACAAACATGCATGCAGCATCTTGGAGAAGTGAGGGCAAGCATCACTCTTGTGTTCACCAGCCCCTTCTGGAGGCAGAGTATGCCAACAAGATGGGCATAGACAGAGCAGAAGAGCAGGCAGGCCAAGATTTATGA
- the LOC100559614 gene encoding magnesium transporter NIPA2 isoform X2 — MEDLTTHDDFYIGLGLALISSLFIGGSFILKKKGLLKLNGKGSVRAGLGGHAYLKEWLWWGGLLSMGIGEAANFAAYAFAPATLVTPLGALSVLVSAVLASYFLHEQLNIHGKIGCILSILGSTVMVIHAPQEEEVSSLESMAEKLKDPGFIVFAACMLLSSLLLIFVAGPRYGQRNVLVYVLVCSAIGSLSVSCVKGLGLALKELFAGKPVWKDPLGWVLLVSLVICISVQINYLNKALDIFNTSVVTPIYYVLFTTAVMMCSAILFKEWQHLVLMNIVGTISGFLTIVLGIFLLHAFRDIPFTADLLPLFLKQDQTNMHAASWRSEGKHHSCVHQPLLEAEYANKMGIDRAEEQAGQDL, encoded by the exons ATGGAAGACTTAACCACACATGATGACTTCTACATTGGATTGGGCTTAGCTCTCATTTCCAGCTTGTTCATCGGAGGAAGTTTTATCCTGAAGAAGAAGGGACTTCTCAAGTTGAATGGCAAAGGCTCTGTCAGAGCAG GTCTTGGAGGCCATGCGTACCTGAAGGAATGGCTGTGGTGGGGAGGACTGTTGTCTA TGGGAATTGGAGAAGCTGCCAACTTTGCGGCATATGCTTTTGCCCCAGCAACACTCGTCACTCCTCTTGGAGCATTAAGTGTATTAGTTAG TGCAGTTTTGGCTTCCTACTTCCTGCATGAACAGCTCAACATCCATGGGAAAATTGGCTGTATCCTGAGCATTTTAGGTTCCACCGTAATGGTAATCCATGCACCGCAGGAGGAAGAAGTCTCCAGTCTGGAGTCAATGGCAGAGAAACTAAAGGATCCAG gaTTCATAGTGTTTGCTGCATGCATGCTGTTGAGTTCGCTCCTTCTCATCTTCGTGGCCGGACCTCGGTATGGGCAGCGCAACGTTCTGGTGTATGTTCTGGTCTGCTCCGCCATTGGCTCACTCTCCGTCTCTTGCGTCAAAGGCTTGGGCCTTGCCTTGAAAGAACTGTTCGCTGggaagcctgtctggaaggatccGCTGGGCTGGGTGCTATTGGTGTCCCTTGTCATTTGCATCAGTGTTCAGATCAACTACCTGAACAAGGCCTTGGATATCTTCAACACCTCTGTGGTCACTCCCATCTATTATGTCCTCTTCACCACAGCGGTCATGATGTGCTCAGCCATCCTATTCAAGGAGTGGCAGCATCTTGTCTTGATGAATATCGTCGGCACTATCAGTGGCTTCCTCACCATAGTCCTCGGCATCTTCCTTCTGCATGCTTTCAGAGACATCCCTTTTACTGCAGACCTGCTACCTCTGTTTCTGAAGCAGGACCAAACAAACATGCATGCAGCATCTTGGAGAAGTGAGGGCAAGCATCACTCTTGTGTTCACCAGCCCCTTCTGGAGGCAGAGTATGCCAACAAGATGGGCATAGACAGAGCAGAAGAGCAGGCAGGCCAAGATTTATGA
- the timm8a gene encoding mitochondrial import inner membrane translocase subunit Tim8 A — MDASSAAGDLGAAVNDPQLQHFIEVETQKQRFQQLVHQMTELCWEKCMDKPGPKLDSRAETCFVNCVERFIDTSQFILNRLEQTQKSKSGFSENLSD; from the exons ATGGACGCTTCCTCGGCGGCGGGCGACCTGGGGGCGGCGGTGAACGACCCGCAGCTGCAGCACTTCATCGAGGTGGAGACGCAGAAGCAGCGCTTCCAGCAGCTGGTGCACCAGATGACCGAGCTGTGCTGG GAGAAATGCATGGACAAACCCGGCCCAAAGCTGGACAGCAGAGCAGAGACCTGCTTTGTGAACTGTGTGGAGCGGTTCATTGACACCAGTCAGTTTATCCTCAACCGGTTGGAACAGACACAGAAATCCAAGTCTGGCTTCTCTGAAAACCTCTCGGACTGA